One Pullulanibacillus sp. KACC 23026 DNA segment encodes these proteins:
- the rplW gene encoding 50S ribosomal protein L23 — MKDARDIIQSPVITERSTQLMAEKKYTFIVDKRSNKSEIKRAVEEIFGVKVSNVNTLTTKAKPKRVGRHSGYTSVKKKAIVTLTPDSKELEFYEGV, encoded by the coding sequence ATGAAAGATGCTCGCGATATTATCCAAAGCCCTGTAATTACAGAACGTTCCACGCAATTAATGGCTGAGAAAAAATACACTTTTATTGTCGACAAGCGTTCTAATAAATCCGAAATCAAACGTGCAGTTGAAGAGATTTTCGGAGTGAAAGTGTCAAATGTGAACACTTTGACTACAAAAGCAAAACCAAAGCGCGTTGGCCGTCACAGCGGTTATACGTCTGTTAAGAAAAAAGCTATTGTTACATTAACGCCGGACAGCAAAGAACTCGAGTTCTACGAAGGCGTCTAA
- the tuf gene encoding elongation factor Tu translates to MGKAKFDRSKPHVNIGTIGHVDHGKTTLTAAITTVLAKSGKAEARGYDQIDGAPEERERGITISTAHVEYETDARHYAHVDCPGHADYVKNMITGAAQMDGAILVVSAADGPMPQTREHILLSRQVGVPSIVVFLNKVDMVDDEELLELVEMEVRDLLSEYDFPGDDVPVVAGSALKALQGDAAYEEKIIELMTQVDEYIPTPERDTDKPFMMPVEDVFSITGRGTVATGRVERGVVKVGDVVEILGLTEEPKQTTVTGVEMFRKLLDFAEAGDNIGALLRGVDREEVERGQVLVKPGTVKAHTKFKAEVYVLSKEEGGRHTPFFSNYRPQFYFRTTDVTGTIMLPEGTEMVMPGDNVEMTVELIAPIAIEDGTKFSIREGGRTVGAGVVASIIA, encoded by the coding sequence ATGGGAAAAGCTAAATTTGACCGTTCTAAGCCACACGTTAATATCGGAACAATTGGTCACGTTGACCATGGTAAAACTACTTTAACTGCTGCTATCACTACTGTTCTTGCAAAGAGCGGTAAAGCGGAAGCTCGCGGTTATGATCAAATCGACGGTGCTCCAGAAGAAAGAGAACGTGGTATCACAATCTCTACTGCACACGTTGAGTACGAAACTGATGCACGTCACTACGCACACGTTGACTGCCCAGGACATGCTGACTACGTTAAGAACATGATCACTGGTGCTGCTCAAATGGACGGCGCGATCTTAGTTGTATCTGCAGCTGATGGTCCAATGCCTCAAACTCGTGAGCACATCCTTCTTTCTCGTCAAGTTGGTGTTCCTTCGATCGTTGTTTTCTTGAACAAAGTAGACATGGTTGATGACGAAGAACTTCTTGAATTAGTAGAAATGGAAGTTCGTGATCTTCTTTCTGAGTACGACTTCCCTGGTGACGATGTACCAGTTGTTGCAGGTTCTGCTCTTAAAGCTCTTCAAGGCGATGCTGCTTATGAAGAAAAAATCATCGAACTTATGACTCAAGTTGATGAGTACATCCCAACTCCAGAACGTGATACTGACAAGCCATTCATGATGCCAGTTGAGGACGTATTCTCTATCACTGGACGTGGTACTGTTGCTACTGGTCGTGTTGAGCGTGGTGTGGTTAAAGTTGGCGATGTAGTTGAGATCCTTGGTCTAACTGAAGAGCCTAAGCAAACTACTGTAACTGGTGTTGAAATGTTCCGTAAGCTTCTCGACTTCGCTGAAGCTGGCGACAACATTGGTGCTCTTCTTCGTGGTGTTGACCGTGAAGAAGTTGAGCGTGGACAAGTGCTTGTAAAGCCAGGTACTGTAAAAGCTCACACTAAGTTCAAAGCAGAAGTTTACGTTCTTTCAAAAGAAGAAGGTGGACGTCACACTCCATTCTTCTCTAACTACCGTCCACAATTCTATTTCCGTACAACTGATGTAACTGGAACAATCATGCTTCCAGAAGGTACTGAAATGGTTATGCCTGGCGATAACGTTGAAATGACTGTAGAATTGATTGCTCCAATCGCGATCGAAGACGGAACTAAGTTCTCTATTCGTGAAGGCGGCCGTACAGTAGGCGCTGGCGTTGTAGCTTCAATCATTGCATAA
- the rpsG gene encoding 30S ribosomal protein S7 — translation MPRKGPVERRDVLPDPLYNSKLVTRLINRIMEDGKRGKAQTILYKAFDLIKERTSQDPMEVFDQALKNVMPVLEVRARRVGGANYQVPVEVRPERRTTLGLRYLVNYSRLRGEKTMVERLANEIIDASNNTGASVKKREDMHKMAEANKAFAHYRW, via the coding sequence ATGCCACGCAAAGGTCCTGTTGAAAGAAGAGATGTTTTACCAGATCCACTATATAATTCGAAATTGGTTACACGTTTAATCAACCGTATTATGGAAGATGGAAAGCGCGGAAAAGCCCAAACCATTCTCTATAAAGCATTTGATTTGATCAAAGAACGCACCAGCCAAGATCCGATGGAGGTATTTGATCAAGCTCTTAAAAACGTTATGCCAGTTCTAGAAGTACGCGCTCGTCGTGTTGGTGGTGCTAACTACCAAGTACCAGTTGAGGTGCGTCCTGAACGTCGTACAACTCTTGGTCTGCGTTACCTTGTAAACTATTCACGTCTGCGCGGTGAGAAGACAATGGTTGAGCGTTTAGCTAATGAAATCATTGATGCTTCTAATAACACTGGTGCATCTGTTAAGAAGCGTGAAGATATGCACAAAATGGCAGAAGCGAATAAAGCGTTCGCGCATTATCGCTGGTAA
- the rplB gene encoding 50S ribosomal protein L2, with amino-acid sequence MAIKKYKPTSNGRRNMSSLDFSDITTDKPEKSLLAPLPKKAGRNNQGKLTVRHQGGGHKRKYRIIDFKRNKDGIPGRVATIEYDPNRTANIALIHYVDGEKRYILAPKGLTVGTTIVSGPDADIKVGNALPLKNIPVGTVIHNIELKPGFGGQLVRSAGAEAQILGKEDKYVLVRLNSGEVRMILETCRATVGQVGNLEHELVVVGKAGRSRWKGIRPTVRGSVMNPNDHPHGGGEGRAPIGRKSPMSPWGKPTLGLKTRKKNKASNKFIVRRRKKK; translated from the coding sequence ATGGCGATTAAAAAATACAAACCGACATCTAACGGTCGACGCAACATGTCATCATTAGATTTCAGTGATATCACTACTGATAAGCCGGAAAAATCCTTGCTTGCTCCTCTTCCAAAAAAAGCAGGACGTAACAACCAAGGTAAATTAACAGTGCGCCATCAAGGTGGCGGTCACAAAAGAAAATACCGTATCATCGATTTCAAACGTAACAAGGATGGCATTCCTGGACGCGTTGCTACGATTGAGTACGATCCAAACCGTACTGCTAATATTGCTCTTATTCACTATGTAGATGGTGAAAAGCGTTATATCTTAGCACCAAAGGGTCTTACTGTCGGAACAACCATCGTTTCTGGTCCAGATGCTGACATCAAAGTGGGTAATGCACTGCCACTTAAAAACATCCCTGTGGGTACTGTTATCCACAATATCGAACTTAAGCCAGGGTTCGGCGGTCAGCTTGTGCGTTCAGCAGGTGCTGAAGCTCAAATTCTTGGTAAAGAAGATAAATATGTACTTGTTCGCCTTAACTCTGGTGAAGTGCGTATGATTCTTGAAACTTGCCGCGCAACTGTCGGTCAAGTCGGGAACTTAGAGCACGAGCTAGTTGTTGTAGGTAAAGCAGGTCGTTCGCGTTGGAAAGGTATTCGTCCAACTGTCCGTGGTTCTGTTATGAACCCTAACGATCACCCGCATGGTGGTGGTGAAGGACGTGCACCAATTGGACGTAAATCACCAATGAGTCCTTGGGGTAAACCAACTCTAGGTCTTAAAACACGTAAAAAGAACAAGGCTTCAAATAAATTTATCGTTCGTCGCCGTAAGAAGAAGTAA
- the rplD gene encoding 50S ribosomal protein L4 — protein MPKVQLLDQTGKAVGDIELNDSVFGIEPNEHVVYDAIVMQQASQRQGTHATKNRSAVRGGGRKPWRQKGTGRARQGSIRSPQWVGGGTVFGPTPRSYSYKLPKKVRRLAIKSALSSKVKDNETIVLNSISIESPKTKAFVQILSDLKVNEKALVVTGKPDEAAALSARNIPSVKLISADQVNVLDVVNYNKLILTEEAARHLEEVLG, from the coding sequence ATGCCAAAGGTTCAACTTTTAGATCAAACCGGTAAAGCGGTTGGTGATATTGAATTAAACGATTCCGTTTTTGGAATTGAACCAAATGAACATGTTGTCTATGATGCAATCGTCATGCAACAAGCTTCACAGCGTCAAGGAACACATGCTACCAAAAATCGTTCGGCAGTTCGAGGCGGCGGCCGTAAACCATGGCGCCAAAAAGGAACAGGACGTGCTCGTCAAGGATCTATTCGTTCACCACAATGGGTAGGCGGTGGTACGGTTTTCGGACCTACACCAAGAAGCTACAGCTACAAACTTCCTAAGAAGGTTAGACGCTTAGCAATCAAATCCGCTTTATCTTCAAAAGTAAAAGACAACGAAACGATCGTTCTTAACTCAATCTCAATCGAGTCGCCAAAAACTAAGGCTTTTGTTCAAATTTTAAGTGATCTTAAAGTCAATGAGAAAGCATTAGTTGTGACTGGAAAACCTGATGAAGCAGCAGCCTTATCTGCACGCAACATCCCATCAGTTAAGCTGATTTCAGCTGATCAAGTCAACGTTCTTGATGTAGTTAACTACAACAAGTTGATTTTGACTGAAGAAGCTGCTCGTCATTTAGAGGAGGTGCTTGGTTAA
- a CDS encoding 50S ribosomal protein L7ae-like protein, producing the protein MSYEKVTQAKNNIVIGTKQSLKALKEGRVSEIVFASDADNHVTNKVLELAQEKGITISEVDSMKKLGRACGIDVGAAIIALEK; encoded by the coding sequence ATGTCTTATGAAAAAGTAACACAGGCCAAAAACAATATTGTTATAGGCACCAAACAATCCCTTAAGGCTTTAAAAGAAGGGCGTGTATCTGAGATCGTCTTTGCCTCAGATGCTGACAATCACGTGACGAATAAGGTTCTTGAACTCGCTCAGGAGAAAGGCATTACCATCTCTGAAGTGGATTCAATGAAGAAGCTTGGTCGTGCATGTGGCATAGATGTCGGCGCTGCTATTATTGCCTTAGAAAAATAG
- the rpsJ gene encoding 30S ribosomal protein S10: protein MAKQKIRIRLKAYDHRILDQSAEKIVETAKRSGAKVSGPIPLPTEKSIYTILRAVHKYKDSREQFEMRTHKRLIDIVNPTPQTVDSLMRLDLPSGVDIEIKL from the coding sequence ATGGCAAAGCAAAAAATACGCATTCGTTTGAAAGCTTATGATCACCGTATTTTGGATCAATCAGCAGAAAAGATCGTTGAAACAGCAAAACGTTCTGGTGCAAAGGTATCTGGACCAATTCCGTTACCTACTGAAAAATCGATTTATACGATTTTACGTGCGGTCCATAAATATAAGGATTCTCGTGAACAGTTCGAGATGCGCACGCATAAGCGTTTAATCGATATTGTAAATCCAACACCGCAAACAGTGGATTCACTTATGCGTTTAGATTTACCATCTGGTGTCGACATTGAAATCAAATTATAA
- the rpsL gene encoding 30S ribosomal protein S12, translating to MPTINQLVRTGRQSKTRKSDSPALNKGYNSFKKSLTDLSSPQKRGVCTRVGTMTPKKPNSALRKYARVRLTNGIEVTAYIPGIGHNLQEHSVVLIRGGRVKDLPGVRYHIIRGALDTAGVNNRMQARSKYGAKRPKQK from the coding sequence ATGCCAACTATTAACCAACTTGTCCGCACTGGACGTCAATCCAAAACAAGAAAGTCTGACTCTCCTGCTTTAAATAAAGGGTACAACAGTTTCAAGAAATCCTTGACTGATCTTTCTTCACCGCAAAAACGTGGGGTTTGTACTCGTGTAGGGACGATGACTCCTAAGAAGCCAAACTCAGCATTGCGTAAATATGCGCGTGTTCGTTTGACTAACGGGATTGAAGTAACAGCTTATATTCCTGGTATTGGCCATAACCTTCAAGAACACAGTGTAGTTCTTATTCGCGGAGGCCGTGTAAAAGACCTTCCAGGGGTACGTTATCACATCATTCGTGGTGCGCTTGATACTGCTGGTGTTAACAACCGTATGCAAGCTCGTTCTAAATACGGCGCTAAGCGTCCTAAACAAAAATAA
- the fusA gene encoding elongation factor G has protein sequence MAREFSLEKTRNIGIMAHIDAGKTTTTERILFYSGRIHKIGETHEGASQMDWMEQEQERGITITSAATTAQWNDHRVNIIDTPGHVDFTVEVERSLRVLDGAVAVLDAQSGVEPQTETVWRQATTYHVPRVVFVNKMDKIGADFLFSTKTLHDRLQANAHPIQLPIGAEDEFNGIIDLVEMKAYFYEDDLGTNITQGDIPDEHKELAQEWRDKLVEAVAELDEELMMKYLEGEEITVEELKAGIRKGTCNVEFYPVLCGSAFKNKGVQLVLDAVIDYLPSPLDIPPIKGVLVDTEEEVTRKADDNGPFSALAFKVMTDPFVGKLTFFRVYSGKAEAGSYIMNSTKGKRERLGRILQMHANTRAEIKEVFSGDIAAAVGLKDTTTGDTLCDEKNQVILESMQFPEPVISVAIEPKSKADQDKMGQALAKLAEEDPTFRTETNEETGQTIISGMGELHLDIIVDRMRREFKVEANVGAPQVAYRETIRQAGKCEGKFVRQSGGRGQFGHVWIEFEPLEEGGGFEFVDKVVGGVVPREYIPAVGAGVEEALQNGLLAGYPVIDVRATLYDGSYHDVDSNEMAFKIAASMALKKAKEVCKPVILEPVMKVEVVIPEEYLGDIMGDITSRRGRVEGMEARSGAQVVKAMVPLSEMFGYATTLRSATQGRGTYTMHFDHYEEVPKSIAEEIIKKNAGGR, from the coding sequence ATGGCAAGAGAATTCTCCCTTGAGAAAACAAGAAATATCGGGATCATGGCACACATTGATGCTGGTAAAACAACGACTACTGAGCGTATCCTATTCTATTCTGGCCGTATTCACAAGATTGGTGAAACACACGAAGGTGCTTCCCAAATGGACTGGATGGAGCAAGAACAAGAACGTGGGATCACGATCACGTCAGCTGCTACAACCGCTCAATGGAATGATCACCGAGTTAATATTATTGACACCCCAGGACACGTAGACTTCACAGTTGAAGTTGAGCGTTCATTGCGTGTGCTTGATGGTGCGGTTGCTGTACTGGATGCACAATCTGGTGTTGAACCTCAAACTGAAACAGTTTGGCGTCAAGCAACGACCTATCACGTACCTCGTGTTGTTTTTGTTAACAAAATGGATAAAATCGGTGCCGATTTCCTATTTTCAACGAAAACATTGCACGATCGCTTGCAAGCAAACGCTCATCCAATTCAACTTCCAATCGGTGCTGAGGATGAGTTTAACGGAATCATTGATCTTGTAGAAATGAAGGCTTATTTCTATGAAGATGACCTAGGGACAAACATTACTCAAGGTGACATTCCTGATGAGCACAAAGAACTTGCTCAAGAATGGCGTGATAAGCTAGTTGAGGCTGTTGCTGAGCTTGACGAAGAGCTTATGATGAAATACCTTGAGGGTGAAGAAATTACTGTAGAAGAATTAAAAGCAGGTATCCGTAAAGGTACTTGTAATGTTGAATTCTACCCAGTACTTTGCGGTTCAGCCTTTAAAAACAAAGGTGTTCAATTAGTATTGGATGCTGTTATCGATTACTTACCATCTCCACTCGACATCCCTCCAATTAAGGGTGTGTTGGTTGATACGGAAGAAGAAGTAACTCGTAAAGCAGATGATAATGGTCCTTTCTCTGCTCTTGCATTTAAAGTTATGACAGATCCATTCGTTGGTAAGTTAACTTTCTTCCGAGTGTATTCTGGTAAGGCAGAAGCAGGTTCATACATCATGAACTCAACAAAAGGTAAGCGTGAGCGTCTTGGACGTATTCTCCAAATGCACGCAAACACTCGTGCTGAAATAAAAGAAGTATTCTCGGGTGATATTGCAGCGGCAGTTGGTTTGAAGGATACAACTACAGGGGATACGCTATGTGATGAAAAGAACCAAGTTATCTTGGAATCCATGCAATTCCCAGAGCCAGTTATTTCGGTCGCAATCGAGCCAAAATCGAAAGCAGACCAAGATAAGATGGGTCAAGCACTTGCTAAGCTTGCTGAAGAAGATCCTACATTCAGAACTGAAACAAATGAAGAAACAGGACAAACGATCATCTCTGGTATGGGTGAACTTCACCTTGACATCATTGTTGACCGTATGCGCCGTGAATTCAAAGTTGAAGCTAATGTAGGTGCACCACAGGTAGCTTACCGTGAAACAATCCGTCAAGCTGGTAAGTGTGAAGGTAAGTTCGTCCGTCAATCCGGTGGTCGTGGTCAATTTGGTCACGTTTGGATTGAGTTTGAACCACTTGAAGAAGGCGGCGGTTTTGAGTTTGTTGATAAGGTTGTTGGTGGTGTTGTTCCGCGTGAATACATCCCAGCGGTTGGTGCTGGTGTAGAAGAAGCGCTTCAAAATGGTCTTCTAGCTGGATACCCTGTTATCGACGTTCGCGCAACTCTTTATGATGGTTCTTACCATGATGTTGACTCAAATGAGATGGCGTTTAAAATTGCAGCTTCTATGGCTCTTAAAAAAGCTAAAGAAGTGTGTAAGCCAGTTATCCTTGAGCCAGTCATGAAGGTAGAAGTCGTTATTCCTGAAGAATATCTTGGGGATATCATGGGTGACATCACAAGTCGCCGTGGCCGTGTTGAAGGTATGGAAGCACGTTCCGGCGCTCAAGTGGTTAAAGCTATGGTTCCACTATCTGAGATGTTTGGATATGCTACAACTCTTCGTTCTGCAACACAAGGTCGCGGTACTTACACAATGCACTTCGACCACTATGAAGAAGTACCAAAGTCCATTGCTGAAGAAATTATCAAGAAAAATGCCGGCGGTCGCTAA
- the rplC gene encoding 50S ribosomal protein L3, which translates to MSKGILGRKLGMTQIFTEAGEVVPVTVVEATPNVILQLRTVENDGYEAVQLGFDDKKGVRSNKPEKGHAEKANTTPKRFVKEFRNVNLGDYQVGQEVKVDIFNAGDVVDVTGTSKGKGFQGSIKRHNQSRGPMAHGSRYHRRPGSMGAIDAMRVFKGKALPGRMGGERITVQNLEIVKVDTERNLLLIKGNVPGAKKSYIEIKTAVKAKEAK; encoded by the coding sequence ATGTCCAAAGGAATCTTAGGCCGCAAGCTCGGCATGACGCAAATCTTTACTGAGGCAGGGGAAGTTGTTCCTGTAACAGTTGTTGAAGCTACGCCAAACGTTATTCTTCAATTAAGAACGGTTGAGAATGATGGTTATGAGGCTGTTCAGCTCGGTTTCGACGACAAGAAAGGAGTGCGTTCAAACAAACCTGAAAAAGGCCATGCTGAAAAAGCAAACACAACACCTAAGCGCTTCGTTAAGGAGTTCCGTAACGTAAATCTTGGTGACTATCAAGTAGGCCAAGAAGTTAAGGTGGATATTTTTAATGCAGGAGACGTTGTTGATGTAACAGGGACTTCCAAAGGTAAAGGGTTCCAAGGTTCAATCAAACGTCACAACCAATCAAGAGGACCTATGGCTCACGGTTCACGTTATCACCGTCGTCCTGGTTCTATGGGTGCAATTGATGCAATGCGTGTATTTAAAGGTAAAGCATTACCAGGGCGCATGGGCGGAGAAAGAATCACTGTACAAAACCTTGAAATTGTTAAAGTAGATACAGAACGTAATCTTCTTTTGATTAAAGGGAATGTACCAGGCGCTAAGAAAAGCTATATCGAAATCAAAACAGCTGTAAAAGCAAAAGAAGCTAAATAA